The stretch of DNA CACGCCGAGATCGTCGCGCTGAAAAAAGCCGCAACCAAGGCGAACGGCGCGACGCTTTATATTACCCTCGAACCTTGCAGTCATTATGGCCGTACGCCGCCCTGCGCCGAAGCGTTGGTGCACGCGGGCATTAAAAATGTCGTCGTCGGCATGAGCGATCCCAATCCGCTAGTGGCGGGGTGCGGTTTGAAAATTCTTCGGCGCGCCGGCATCGCGGTTCGAGTCGGCGTCCACGAAAGCGAATGCCGCGAGCTGCTCGAAGCGTTCAGCAAGTTCATCACCCAGCGGGTGCCTTTTGTGACGTTGAAACTAGCGGCAACATTGGACGGCAAGATCGCCACCGCCAGCGGCGATTCGAAATGGATCAGCGGGCCTGAGTCGCGCAATTTAGTGCATCGCTGGCGCAATGAAATGGACGCGGTGTTGGTGGGCGTGGCCACGGTGCGCGCTGACGATCCTCAGTTGACCTGCCGCATTGCCGGCGGACGCGATCCTTATCGCGTAGTGCTCGATAGCCGGTTGGCGATTCGATTGACGGCGCAATTACTGCGGCAAAAAAATCCGTCCAAGACGATCATCGCGACCACTGTCAAGGCGCCGGCCGCGAAGGTTCGCGCGCTTGAAGCTTTAGGTGTACAAGTGTGGCGCTTGCCGGCGCGCGCCGGCCGAGTTGCCTGGCGGCCGTTGCTCAAGAGGCTCGCCGCTCAGGGAGTCGTCAGCCTGTTGATCGAGGGCGGCGCGGCCATTGCGGCTTCAGCGCTGAAAGAAAAAATTATCGACAAGGTCGAGTTTTTCTACGCGCCAAAAATTATCGGCGGCGATGGGTGGGCGATGATCGGCGGCTTGGCCATCGCCAAGATGGCGCGGGCGATTGAATTGAAGCGGGTCGCCGTGCGCAAATCGGGCAATGATTTACGGCTCACTGGATATTTATGATTTGCGCGGAGTTTGATCCATGTTTACTGGATTGATCGAAGATGTCGGCAAGATCGCCGCGCTCAAGTTGCAAAACGGTGCGGCGGTGTTGACCGTGAAAACCAAGTTGCCAATACGTTCGATGCCGCTGGGCGCCAGCGTGGCGGTGAACGGCGCTTGCTTGACGGTGGTTAAAAAACTCAAAGGCGCGTTCGTCGTCGATGTCTCGCCGGAGACCTTAGCTCGGACCAACTTGGAAAAACTTAAGGCGGGGAGTCTGGTCAATTTGGAGCAGCCGATGCGGTTACAGGAACGGCTCGGCGGCCATCTGGTGACTGGCCACGTCGACGGCGTCGGCACAGTGGCGGCGATTCGCCAGCAAGGCGGATTTACGGTTGTCAACTTTCGCGTGGCGGCGCGCCTCGGCGCGCTGCTGGTGTCGAAAGGCTCGGTGGCGGTGGATGGCATCAGCCTGACCGTGAATCAGTGCCAGCGCGACAGTTTTTCCGTGGCGATCATTCCATTTACTTTGCTGCACACTAATTTGCAGGGCCGCAGGGTTGGTGATAAAGTCAACATTGAAACCGACTTGATCGGTAAATACGTCCAAAGCTTTTTACAAAAACGGCGGTAACTGATTCGCCCTCGGCGACAGTAGAAACGTGTTCCATGCCCATCTCAAGCATCGAAGCAGGAATCGAAGATATTCGTAACGGTCGGATCGTCATTCTCGTCAACGAGGATGCGCCCGACAACGACGGCTTTTTCTGCATGGCGGCGGAAAAGGCCAGTGCCGAGCGTATCAATTATATGATGCATCAGGGGCGCGGCATCATCTATGTCACGCTCACCGATGAACGAATCCGCGAGCTGTGCATTCCCATGGTGCCGGAAGAGAACAGTTTGCTGTCGGGATTGCTGTGCGGCGCGTCATTTTCGGTAAATCTGCCAGGTGTTCATGGCGTCTCGGCCCAGGGTCGCGCCCATACGATTCGCGCCATCGTCGCCAACGAAGCCAAACACGAAGATCTCGTCGTGCCCGGCCACGTGCAGCCGTTGCAAGCGCGCAGCGGTGGTGTGTTGGCCCGCTCGGGACGCACCGATGCGTCGGTGGATATCGCTCGTCTCGCCGGTCTCAAGCCGGCCGGCGTCACTTGCCAAATTTTGGATGACGACGGTTCGGTGGCGTTGATGCCGTCGTTGGTGCGGCTGGCGGAAAAAGAAGGATTAAAAATTCTCTCGGTGGCGAGCTTGATCGCGTACCGCTTGCGCACCGAAAGTTTGGTCACTCGAGTCGCCGAGGAAGAGTTTCCAACGCTGCACGGCGGCAAATATCACGCAATCGTCTACCGCAACACGGTGGACGGCACCGAACATATGGCGTTGGTCAAAGGCAATATCGGCGCGGTGGACAAAGTACTGGTGCGCTTGCATTCGGAATGTCTCACCGGCGATGTCTTCGGTTCGGAGCGCTGCGATTGCGGCGATCAGATTCGCCAGTCGCTGCGCCAAATCGACGAGCAAGGCTGCGGCGTGTTGATCTACATGCATCAAGAAGGGCGCGGCATCGGCCTGACCAATAAGATCAAGGCCTACGCGTTGCAGGATCGAGGCCGCGACACGGTGGAAGCCAATCTGGATCTGGGATTCAAGGAAGATCTGCGCGATTACGGCATCGGCGCGCAAATTCTTCGCGATCTGCGCGTCGACAAGGTCTCGTTACTCACCAACAACCCGCGCAAGATCTCCGGTCTGGAGAGCTACGGCGTCGAAGTCGTCGACCGCGTGCCGTTGGAAATTTCGCCGCGGGACTCGAACATTCACTATCTGCGCACCAAGCAGCGCAAGCTCGGCCATATGCTGTCCAATCTGGAAGACAAGGCGATCAAACATTAGCGTTCGGCGAAGTTGATTTCATGACCAAAATTCTCGAAGGGAAGCAGGACGCCACCGGCCTCAAGGTAGGCGTCATCGTCAGCCGCTTCAATAATTTCATCACCGAAAAATTGCTCGACGGCGCGATGGACGGATTCGCCAGCCATGGCGGCGCGGACGGCAATCTCACGGTCGTGCGCGTGCCCGGCGCCTTCGAGATTTCCATTGTTGCGGACAAGATGGCGGCGAGCGGCAAATTCGACGCCCTAGTTTGTTTGGGCGCGGTGATTCGCGGCGATACGCCGCATTTCGATTATGTTTGCGACGCGGTCACCCGGGGTCTCGGTAACGCGGTGGCGGCGCACAAAGTTCCCATCGGCTTTGGCGTGCTGACGACGGACAATTCGCAGCAAGCGTTGGATCGCGCTGGCAATAAAGATGCCAACAAGGGCTACGAAGCGTTGTTGGTCGCCGTTGAGATGGTCAACGTCTTGCGCCAGGTTTCCTAGCCGGCCGTGCCGGACATCCTAAGAATCGTCGAGTATTCTTTGACCGAAGAAGTTCCCGCAGATAATTTGTTCAATACGCCGCGCAGCAATCGGCGTAAGGGACGCGAGCTGGCGGTCCAGGCGCTGTACCAGATCGAGATGACCAGCGATCCGTCGGTTGCCGCCGTGGATTTGTTTCTCCAGCACTTCGAGGGCAACGCCAAGGCCAAGGAGTTTGCCCGGCGCTTGGTTTCTGGCACCCTCAGCCAGCGCGCCGAGATCGATCGTTTGATCGATCTGGCCACGGTCAATTGGAAAAACGAGCGCATGGCCAAGGTCGACTTTTTGATTCTGCGCATGGCAACATATGAACTAGTTTTTTGCGCCGACATTCCGGCCTCAGTGAGTTTGAACGAGGCGGTGGAGATCGCCAAACGTTTCGGCGGCGAGGAGTCGGCGAGCTTTATCAACGGCGTGCTCGATCAAATCGCGAAATCCCATTGTGCCAAAGTCGAGTAGGCGGGCACAGAGACATTCTATAATCGGTTCTTTCGGGTTTACTGTGAAGATGTTTTCACCACGAAGGACACGAAGAGCACGAAGTTCGGAGTCTTAATCATCCGAACCCTTCGTGTCCTTCGTGCTCTTCATGGTGAAAAAACAAATTGAACGTGACACATTATCCATGTCAAAGTTCGTAGAACTCTTCAATTAAAAGAATTTAGCAGCATAGTTTTATGGACGAGCGTTACCAGCCCAAAGCGATCGAAGAGAAGTGGCAGTCTATCTGGGCCGAGGGCCGGCCTTTTAGCGTCGGCGAAGATCCGGCCAAACCCAAGTACTACGTGCTTGAGATGTTTCCCTATCCGTCCGGGCGCATCCACATGGGCCATGTGCGCAACTATTCCATCGGTGACGTGGTGGCGCGCTACAAGCGCATGCGCGGTTTCAACGTGCTCCATCCGATGGGTTGGGATGCATTCGGCTTGCCGGCGGAGAACGCCGCCATCGAACGGGGCGTGCATCCGGAAGCGTGGACCCAGGAAAATATTCTTTACATGAAGACCCAGCTTAAACGCATGGGTTTATCCTACGATTGGGATCGCGAGATCGCCACCTGCCAGCCGGATTACTACCGCTGGAATCAGTGGATCTTCGTGCAGTTTTTTAAAAAAGGTTTGGCTTACAAAAAGAGTTCCTACGTCAATTGGTGTCCCAGCTGTGAGACCGTGCTGGCCAACGAGCAGGTGGTCGACGGCAGTTGCTGGCGCTGCGACTCGGCGGTGGTGCAAAAGCAACTGAATCAGTGGTTTTTCCGCATCACCGATTACGCCGAGGAGTTGCTCGGGGGTTTGGATAAGCTCGGCGGTTGGCCCGACAAGGTGCTGACCATGCAGCGCAATTGGATCGGCAAATCGATCGGCGCGGAAATCGATTTTCCATTGGTCGGTCATGACGGCGGATTGAAAATTTTCACCACTCGTCCAGACACGATCTACGGTGCGACGTTTGTTTCGTTGGCGGTGGAGCATCCGCTTGCGGAAACGCTTTCACGGGGCACGGCGCAAGCGGGAGCGGTGCAAGCGTTCATCGATCGCTACAAGAATATCAGCCAGTCCAAGCGCGGCGCCGAAGAGGGCGAGAAAGAAGGCGTGTTCACCGGCGCCTATTGCCGCAATCGGTTTACCAACGAAAATATTCCTATCTATCTGGCCAGCTTCGTTTTGATGGAATACGGTACCGGAGCGGTGATGGCGGTGCCGGCGCACGATCAGCGCGATTTCAAGTTCGCGAAGAAATACGATTTAGCGATTCGCGTCGCGATTCAGCCGAAAGACGGCAAATTGACCGCGGCGACGAT from Deltaproteobacteria bacterium encodes:
- the ribA gene encoding GTP cyclohydrolase II; this encodes MPISSIEAGIEDIRNGRIVILVNEDAPDNDGFFCMAAEKASAERINYMMHQGRGIIYVTLTDERIRELCIPMVPEENSLLSGLLCGASFSVNLPGVHGVSAQGRAHTIRAIVANEAKHEDLVVPGHVQPLQARSGGVLARSGRTDASVDIARLAGLKPAGVTCQILDDDGSVALMPSLVRLAEKEGLKILSVASLIAYRLRTESLVTRVAEEEFPTLHGGKYHAIVYRNTVDGTEHMALVKGNIGAVDKVLVRLHSECLTGDVFGSERCDCGDQIRQSLRQIDEQGCGVLIYMHQEGRGIGLTNKIKAYALQDRGRDTVEANLDLGFKEDLRDYGIGAQILRDLRVDKVSLLTNNPRKISGLESYGVEVVDRVPLEISPRDSNIHYLRTKQRKLGHMLSNLEDKAIKH
- the ribD gene encoding bifunctional diaminohydroxyphosphoribosylaminopyrimidine deaminase/5-amino-6-(5-phosphoribosylamino)uracil reductase RibD, with amino-acid sequence MACRLARKAAGRTSPNPMVGAVLVRGGKIVGRGYHKFAGGDHAEIVALKKAATKANGATLYITLEPCSHYGRTPPCAEALVHAGIKNVVVGMSDPNPLVAGCGLKILRRAGIAVRVGVHESECRELLEAFSKFITQRVPFVTLKLAATLDGKIATASGDSKWISGPESRNLVHRWRNEMDAVLVGVATVRADDPQLTCRIAGGRDPYRVVLDSRLAIRLTAQLLRQKNPSKTIIATTVKAPAAKVRALEALGVQVWRLPARAGRVAWRPLLKRLAAQGVVSLLIEGGAAIAASALKEKIIDKVEFFYAPKIIGGDGWAMIGGLAIAKMARAIELKRVAVRKSGNDLRLTGYL
- a CDS encoding riboflavin synthase, which codes for MFTGLIEDVGKIAALKLQNGAAVLTVKTKLPIRSMPLGASVAVNGACLTVVKKLKGAFVVDVSPETLARTNLEKLKAGSLVNLEQPMRLQERLGGHLVTGHVDGVGTVAAIRQQGGFTVVNFRVAARLGALLVSKGSVAVDGISLTVNQCQRDSFSVAIIPFTLLHTNLQGRRVGDKVNIETDLIGKYVQSFLQKRR
- the nusB gene encoding transcription antitermination factor NusB encodes the protein MFNTPRSNRRKGRELAVQALYQIEMTSDPSVAAVDLFLQHFEGNAKAKEFARRLVSGTLSQRAEIDRLIDLATVNWKNERMAKVDFLILRMATYELVFCADIPASVSLNEAVEIAKRFGGEESASFINGVLDQIAKSHCAKVE
- a CDS encoding 6,7-dimethyl-8-ribityllumazine synthase, translated to MTKILEGKQDATGLKVGVIVSRFNNFITEKLLDGAMDGFASHGGADGNLTVVRVPGAFEISIVADKMAASGKFDALVCLGAVIRGDTPHFDYVCDAVTRGLGNAVAAHKVPIGFGVLTTDNSQQALDRAGNKDANKGYEALLVAVEMVNVLRQVS